A part of Vigna radiata var. radiata cultivar VC1973A chromosome 11, Vradiata_ver6, whole genome shotgun sequence genomic DNA contains:
- the LOC111242769 gene encoding uncharacterized protein LOC111242769, whose translation MNLKIREGSKDWRKCLRGCQGWWNVSHPLIKQTTNSVSVVQEGSNEGGTGSGRSGMIGEKWRKLEIPVFAGDEAYGWTNRLERYFHLKGVTEEERMKGVMVALEGKALNWFQWWETCHPHPTWETFKDAVVIRFQPTMLQNPFEVLLGLRQTGPIGKYIEQFEQYAGFMKGMQQDYLVGIFLNVLKEDIKAEVKLYEPQNLAQMVEEKVRVITKGDSLTVQLQSNTYRQLPPTCSYSKEGGNSVCFTNSNRGSGESSGCVSTINSSPVGTQQRGTPFRKLSQEELQDKIKKGLCFRCDEKFGQIILATINSFICCLFWKRKCRG comes from the coding sequence ATGAACTTGAAAATCAGAGAAGGTTCCAAAGATTGGAGGAAATGCTTACGGGGCTGTCAGGGTTGGTGGAACGTTTCACATCCTCtgataaaacaaacaacaaatagtGTTTCTGTTGTTCAGGAAGGTAGTAATGAAGGAGGGACTGGAAGCGGACGTTCAGGAATGATTGGGGAAAAATGGAGGAAGTTGGAAATTCCTGTGTTTGCTGGGGACGAGGCTTATGGGTGGACCAATAGATTAGAGAGGTATTTCCATTTGAAAGGGGTTACTGAGGAGGAGCGAATGAAGGGTGTTATGGTGGCATTGGAAGGGAAAGCTTTGAATTGGTTTCAATGGTGGGAAACCTGCCATCCGCATCCAACATGGGAAACCTTCAAAGATGCGGTGGTTATTAGATTTCAGCCAACAATGTTGCAGAACCCATTTGAAGTTTTGCTTGGCTTGCGTCAAACTGGACCTATAGGGAAATATATTGAGCAGTTTGAACAATATGCAGGGTTCATGAAAGGAATGCAACAAGATTACTTGGTGGGCATATTCTTGAATGTGCTGAAGGAAGACATAAAGGCGGAGGTTAAACTTTATGAACCCCAAAATCTTGCTCAAATGGTGGAGGAAAAGGTTAGAGTCATCACCAAGGGGGACTCTCTCACTGTGCAACTTCAAAGTAACACCTATAGACAGTTGCCACCTACTTGTAGTTACTCAAAGGAAGGGGGAAATTCAGTGTGTTTTACCAACTCCAATAGAGGAAGTGGAGAGAGCAGTGGCTGTGTGAGCACAATCAATAGTTCTCCTGTTGGGACTCAACAACGAGGGACACCATTTAGAAAATTGTCCCAAGAAGAATTGcaagataagataaaaaaggGTTTATGCTTCAGGTGTGATGAAAAGTTTGGGCAAATCATACTTGCAACAATAAACAGCTTCATATGTTGCTTATTTTGGAAGAGGAAATGCAGGGGTTAG
- the LOC106777777 gene encoding abscisic acid 8'-hydroxylase 1, whose amino-acid sequence MELTTILCFSCVTFLFLLFLFRTLINPFVSKRHDLPLPPGTMGWPYIGETFQMYSQDPNVFFASKIKRYGSMFKSHILGCPCVMISSSEAAKFVLNKAQLFKPTFPASKERMLGKQAIFFHQGEYHANLRRLVLRTFMPEAIKNIVPDIESIAQDCLKSWEGRLITTFLEMKTFTFNVALLSIFGKEEILYRDALKRCYYTLEQGYNSMPINVPGTLFHKAMKARKELAQILAQIISSRRQRKQDYKDLLGSFMGEKAGLTDEQIADNVIGVIFAARDTTASVLTWIVKYLGENPSVLEAVTEEQECILKSKEESGEDKGLNWEDTKKMPITSRVIQETLRVASILSFTFREAVEDVEYQGYLIPKGWKVLPLFRNIHHSPENFKEPEKFDPSRFEAAPKPNTFMPFGSGIHACPGNELAKLEILVLLHHLTTKFRWSVVDAMNGIQYGPFALPQNGLPITLYPKKKK is encoded by the exons ATGGAACTAACCACAATCTTATGCTTCTCTTGTGTTacctttctcttccttctttttctcttcaggACACTCATCAACCCCTTTGTCTCCAAACGCCATGACTTACCACTCCCACCTGGGACCATGGGCTGGCCTTATATAGGAGAAACCTTTCAAATGTATTCTCAAGACCCAAATGTCTTCTTTGCCTCCAAAATCAAAAG GTATGGCTCTATGTTCAAGTCCCACATTCTCGGATGTCCCTGTGTGATGATTTCCAGCTCCGAGGCTGCCAAGTTTGTGCTCAACAAAGCTCAGCTGTTCAAGCCAACATTCCCAGCTAGCAAAGAGAGGATGTTGGGAAAACAAGCTATCTTCTTTCACCAAGGAGAGTACCATGCTAACTTGAGAAGGCTTGTTCTTCGCACCTTCATGCCAGAAGCTATAAAAAACATCGTTCCAGACATTGAATCCATTGCCCAAGATTGCTTAAAATCCTGGGAAGGCCGCTTGATCACTACTTTCCTTGAAATGAAAACG TTCACCTTCAACGTTGCCCTGCTTTCAATTTTCGGGAAAGAAGAGATTCTGTACAGAGATGCTCTGAAACGGTGCTACTACACTCTGGAACAAGGGTACAATTCAATGCCCATTAACGTTCCGGGGACACTGTTCCACAAGGCGATGAAAGCGAGAAAGGAGCTTGCACAGATCTTGGCCCAAATAATCTCAAGCAGGAGGCAGAGGAAACAGGATTACAAGGACTTGTTGGGTTCGTTCATGGGAGAGAAAGCAGGGCTCACCGACGAGCAAATAGCAGATAATGTAATTGGCGTCATTTTTGCAGCTCGTGATACCACGGCCAGTGTGCTGACGTGGATTGTCAAGTACCTTGGAGAAAACCCCAGTGTCCTAGAAGCTGTTACT GAGGAGCAAGAGTGCATATTGAAGAGCAAGGAAGAAAGTGGAGAGGATAAGGGTCTGAATTGGGAAGATACCAAAAAGATGCCAATAACTTCAAGGGTTATTCAGGAAACACTAAGAGTTGCTTCAATTTTGTCTTTTACTTTCAGAGAGGCAGTAGAAGACGTTGAATATCAAG GGTATCTCATACCAAAAGGGTGGAAAGTGCTACCTCTATTTAGGAACATTCACCACAGTCCAGAAAACTTCAAGGAGCCAGAAAAATTTGACCCCTCAAGATTTGAG GCTGCACCAAAACCCAATACTTTTATGCCATTTGGCAGTGGGATCCACGCTTGTCCAGGGAATGAACTGGCCAAGTTGGAGATTTTGGTCCTCTTACATCATCTCACCACAAAGTTCAG GTGGTCTGTTGTGGATGCAATGAATGGGATTCAATATGGCCCTTTTGCTCTTCCCCAAAATGGTTTACCCATCACACTATATcccaagaagaagaagtag